A window of the Bufo gargarizans isolate SCDJY-AF-19 chromosome 1, ASM1485885v1, whole genome shotgun sequence genome harbors these coding sequences:
- the LOC122930459 gene encoding zinc finger protein 345-like: protein MQHYSVKNLVTFNVLPGLHKDLSYNPNHKELCTDQTQVVTASAGQKGVERFHCSKELTKRSSLSTLKRIHTGKKPHSCSECRKCFTYKSHLVIHERRHTGEKPYSCSECGKCFTEKSSLVIHERSHTGEKPFSCTECGKCFRQKSDLVTHERRHTGEKPYSCSECGKCFTRKSILVAHEISHTGEKPYSCSHCGKCFTRKSILAAHERIHTGEKLYSCSECGKCFTQKSNLVAHERIHTGEKLYSCSECGKCFIQKSNLVTHERIHTREKPFALRIYNVFHKSLLKRYVEPAEPSSLPPAPVLVDDNLEFQIGRIVNSRILSRSLQYLVHWKGWLEAFPVAKANNTAKKLKDLYKEAMMEEHQPLISQENLCKNSIGNFMLSLNYKAGDEDIMQRFSGDNLNVDSGLHSTNLSYSPPNHEELSPDQSHIVTINIGQRGGKRFLRAKEFTKRLSANRRTRTGETPYSCSECGKCFTKKTHLITHEKIHPEEKPCSECGKCFTDKSSLVVHKRRHIGEKLNSCSKCEKCFTRKSGLVRHEKSHSGEKPYSCSECGKFLTDKSSLVKHKRIHTGEKPYLCSECGKSFADKSSLRRHERRHRGEKPYSCSECGKCFKNKSSIARHEKHHTGEMPFSCSVCGKCFTEKSTLVTHERRHTQKPYSCSECGKCFTDKSSLVSHERSHSEKPYSCSECGKWFTDKSHFVRHERSHTGEKPYSCSECRKCFSDKSSLVIHERLHTGEKPYSCSECGKCFTEKSHLVKHQRSHTGEKPYSCSECGKCFAQKSNFVIHKRSHTGEKPYSCSECGKCFTYKSNFVTHQRSHTGEKPYSCSECGKCFADQSNLVFHEKTHTGEKPYSCSECEKCFIRKSHLIRHERSHTGEKPYSCLECGKCFTDKSSLVRHERNHTEEKLYSCSECGKCFRWKSDRNRHERLHVREKPF, encoded by the exons ATGCAGCACTATTCGGTAAAAAACCTTGTTACCTTTAATGTACTTCCAGGACTTCACAAAGATCTATCATATAATCCTAATCATAAGGAACTTTGTACTGACCAAACACAAGTTGTTACCGCAAGTGCAGGTCAGAAAGGAGTTGAAAGGTTTCACTGTAGTAAAGAGTTAACTAAGAGATCAAGTCTTTCTACACTCAAAAGAATTCACACTGGAAAGAAGCCGCACTCCTGTTCAGAATGCAGAAAATGTTTTAcatataaatcacatcttgttatacatgaaagaagacacacaggagagaagccatattcatgttcagaatgtggaaaatgctttacagagaaatcaagtcttgttatacatgagagaagtcatacaggagaaaaaccattttcatgtacagaatgtggcaaatgttttagaCAAAAATCtgatcttgttacacatgagagacgtcacacaggagagaagccatattcgtgttcagaatgtgggaaatgttttacacggaAATCAATTCTTGTTGCACATGAgataagtcacacaggggagaaaccgtaTTCGTGTTCAcactgtgggaaatgttttacaaggaAATCGATTCTTGCTGCACATGagcgaattcacacaggagagaagttgtattcatgttcagaatgtggaaaatgttttactcaaaaatcaaatcttgttgcacatgagagaattcacaccggagagaagctgtattcatgttcagaatgtgggaaatgttttatacagaaatcaaatcttgttacccatgagagaattcacacaagagagaaaccattt GCTTTAAGAAtttataatgtttttcacaaatcattactgaaaagatatgtcgaacctgcAGAACCGTCCTCCTTACCTCCTGCTCCTGTCTTGGTGGAcgataatcttgaatttcagattggCAGGATAGTGAACTCACGAATTCTCAgtcgatctcttcagtatctcgtGCACTGGAAAG GATGGCTGGAAGCCTTCCCAGTAGCAAAGGCAAATAACACAGCAAAGAAGCTG aaggacctgtacaaggaggccatgatggaggagcaccagcctcttatatcacaag AAAACCTCTGTAAGAATTCTATAGGAAACTTCATGTTATCACTAAATTATAAAGCAGGTGATGAAGACATCATGCAGCGCTTTTCAGGAGATAACCTTAATGTAGATTCAGGACTTCACAGCACAAATCTGTCATATAGCCCCCCTAATCATGAGGAACTTTCTCCTGACCAGTCACATATTGTTACCATAAATATAGGACAAAGAGGAGGTAAAAGATTTCTACGTGCTAAAGAGTTCACAAAAAGACTTTCTGCAAACAGAAGAACTCGCACAGGAGAGACGCCatactcctgttcagaatgtgggaagtgcttcACAAAGAAAACACATCTTATTACACATGAGAAAATTCACCCAGAAGAGAagccatgttcagaatgtgggaaatgttttacagataaatcaagtcttgttgtTCATAAGAGACGTCACATAGGAGAGAAGCTAAattcatgttcaaaatgtgagaaatgttttacacggaaatcaggtcttgttagacatgagaaaagtcactcaggagagaagccatattcatgttcagaatgtgggaaatttcTTACAgacaaatcaagtcttgttaaacataaaagaattcatacaggggagaagccgtatttgtgttcagaatgtggaaaatcttttgcAGATAAATCAAGTCTTCGTAGACACGAGAGACGCCAcagaggagagaagccatattcatgttcagaatgtgggaaatgttttaaaaataaatcaaGTATTGCTAGACATgagaaacatcacacaggagaaatgccattttcatgctcagtatgtgggaaatgttttacagagaaatcaactCTTGTTACCCATGAGAGAAGACACACACAGAAGCCTTATTCGTGTtcggaatgtggaaaatgttttacagataaatcaagtcttgtttcCCATGAGAGAAGTCACTCAGAGAAGCCAtattcttgttcagaatgtgggaaatggttTACAGATAAATCCCATTTTGTgagacatgagagaagtcacactggagagaaaccatattcatgttcagaatgtcggAAATGTTTTTcagataaatcaagtcttgttatacatgagagacttcacactggagagaaaccgtattcatgttcagaatgtgggaaatgttttacagaaaaatcacatcttgttaaacatcagagaagtcacacaggagagaagccgtattcatgttcagaatgtgggaaatgttttgcacagAAATCAAATTTTGTGATTcataagagaagtcacacaggagagaagccgtattcatgttcggaatgtgggaaatgttttacatataaatctaattttgttacacatcagagaagtcacacaggagagaaaccatattcatgttcagaatgtgggaaatgttttgcagatCAATCAAATCTTGTATTCCATGAGAAAacacacacaggggagaaaccatattcatgttcagaatgtgagaagtgttttataCGGAAATCACATCTTattagacatgagagaagtcacacaggagagaagccatattcatgtttagaatgtgggaaatgttttacagataaatcaagtcttgttagacatgagagaaatcatacagaagagaagctgtattcatgttcagaatgtggcaaatgttttagaTGGAAATCAGATCGTAATAGACATGAGAGACTTCACGTAAGAGAGAAGCCATTTTGA